Within the Pseudomonas sp. SL4(2022) genome, the region AAGTCCGCGCCCCCCTACCCGAGCGCAGCGAAGTGGATGCCACTGCGCTGGAGCAACGTCTGGAGCAGAAGGAACAGCAGCAACTGCAGGCGGGCGATGAACGCTTTCTGGCCCTCTGGTTACCTGCCAATGTCGCCGACCCCAGTGGAGCAGTGATTCTCGTACCGGGCGATGATGAGAATGCCGACTGGCCGCAGGGCGTTGGCCCACTGCGCCGCAAGCTGCCCAATGGCGGCTGGCACAGTCTCAGCCTGACTCTGCCGGACCCCAACAGCGATGCCCCTCCCCTGCGTGACGTCGCAACGGAGTCCGCCACACCCGCCGCAACCGACACGGAGGCCAACACCGACAGCGCACCTGCCAGCGAAGCCGCACCAACTGAAGCGCCAGCCGAAACGGACGCATCCGCAGCTGCAGCCAGCACGCCCGCTGCCAGCGCAACGCCAAGCCCGGAAGCGCGGCAGAAGACGCATGCCGAACGCGTCCTGGCACGCATTGAAGCCAGTATTGGTTTTGCCGAACAGCAACAGGCCAAAACCATCGTTCTGCTCGGCCATGGTAGCGGCGCTTACTGGGCCGCGCGCTACCTGGCCGAACGCAAGCCGGCCAAGGTCAGCAACCTGCTGCTGGTCGCCGCCGAACTGCCCGCAGGTTTCACGCCTCCTCTGGATGAGCTGATTCCGCAACTGCAGCTGGCCACAGGCGACTTTTACTACAAGGACCAGGTCGCTGACCGCCAGGCAGCACTGAAACGCTCACAAGCGGGCAAACGGCAGAAGCATCCAGCCTATATCCAGGTGGCCATGAAGGCGCTGCCGGGCAATCGCGAGGCCGAACAGGAACAGCTTTATCGGCGCATCAAAGGCTGGCTGACCCTAAAACTGCAGGCGAAGTAATCCGGCCACGCAGCCCTTGCCGCGCCACAGTAGGCCTAGCGA harbors:
- a CDS encoding alpha/beta hydrolase family protein, which encodes MFSRHAALTLSLLLSISPLQAEEQTPTEEAPATTDSSPAPAAEVRAPLPERSEVDATALEQRLEQKEQQQLQAGDERFLALWLPANVADPSGAVILVPGDDENADWPQGVGPLRRKLPNGGWHSLSLTLPDPNSDAPPLRDVATESATPAATDTEANTDSAPASEAAPTEAPAETDASAAAASTPAASATPSPEARQKTHAERVLARIEASIGFAEQQQAKTIVLLGHGSGAYWAARYLAERKPAKVSNLLLVAAELPAGFTPPLDELIPQLQLATGDFYYKDQVADRQAALKRSQAGKRQKHPAYIQVAMKALPGNREAEQEQLYRRIKGWLTLKLQAK